A region of Faecalibacterium taiwanense DNA encodes the following proteins:
- a CDS encoding ABC transporter permease, producing the protein MDANCTKWSYATPTTGRMPESGKEVAMDTAALQLLGVTPELGAKVTVSYSITDKDQTAFTVTDAFTLVGYWDYDELMPVHYINISRDYADDIEAQAVKTGLQPFRTDLNVMLASGTNIQGQMEQVDTDLGYTWDSYTDPNSVRIGVNWGYTSSQLESQLDPELMVAIAAFLLLVIFTGYLIIYNIFQISVAGDIRFYGLLKTIGTTPRQLKRIIRQQALLLCLIGIPAGLLLGYGIGAVLVPVVLRSTQLDAGITTISTSPVIFLGSMLFALLTVLLSCSKPGKMAAKVSPVEATKYTDAIQTKKKQRSTRGAKLHQMAFANLGRNKKKTVLVVVSLALSVTLFNALCAFVGGFSMEKYVSTMTCADFIVSTPDYFRYNSSADEFITQEQIEDISANTKASLSGTGYAVRKPAYLWMTEDALRQDYARYESAEQLDSHMSRLEHRGNMVMGDTRIEALDNSLFDKLQVFDGDISPMLESDNHSIAIAVSLDDYGNLPNPEYYPKVGDTITATYADDVKYIDSRTGELTEDTPEEYFQEKLYGARDVEYTVCALVEVPYSMSYRYGGIGYNAVLSVDTAQRDSGGAAIPMLYLFDTVDEVDEAEAEQYLSKLTAGEFSPLMYESKATARSEFAQFRQMFLLIGGILCAIIGLVGLLNFFNAMMTGILSRRREFAVLQAVGMTNRQLKTMLIYEGVFYAMSSVAAAFMLSLVMGPLAGKMLGSMFWFFEYRFTILPVLLTIPVFLLLGWLIPCMMYDNAEKCSVVEQLRDAQ; encoded by the coding sequence ATGGATGCCAACTGTACTAAATGGAGCTATGCAACCCCTACTACCGGACGGATGCCCGAAAGCGGCAAAGAGGTAGCCATGGATACGGCAGCGTTGCAGCTGCTTGGCGTAACGCCGGAGCTGGGCGCAAAGGTCACGGTTTCCTATTCCATTACGGACAAGGATCAAACCGCCTTTACTGTAACAGATGCCTTTACGCTGGTAGGCTATTGGGACTATGATGAACTAATGCCTGTTCATTACATCAACATCAGCCGTGATTACGCAGATGACATCGAAGCGCAGGCAGTGAAAACAGGTTTACAGCCTTTCCGCACCGATTTGAATGTCATGCTGGCCTCCGGCACAAACATTCAAGGGCAGATGGAGCAGGTGGATACCGATCTTGGCTACACATGGGACAGCTATACCGATCCCAACAGCGTCCGGATCGGCGTCAATTGGGGATATACCTCATCCCAGCTGGAGTCACAGCTCGATCCAGAGCTGATGGTCGCCATAGCAGCTTTTTTGCTGCTGGTGATTTTCACTGGGTATCTTATCATCTATAACATTTTCCAGATCTCTGTTGCGGGAGATATCCGGTTTTACGGACTTCTGAAAACCATTGGCACAACGCCCCGGCAGCTCAAACGCATCATTCGCCAGCAGGCACTTCTGCTTTGTCTGATCGGTATTCCGGCGGGGCTGCTGCTGGGCTACGGCATTGGCGCCGTTTTGGTTCCTGTTGTCTTGCGCTCCACCCAGTTGGATGCAGGCATCACCACCATCAGCACATCGCCTGTGATCTTCCTTGGTTCTATGCTGTTTGCCCTGTTGACGGTGCTCTTGTCCTGTTCCAAGCCCGGAAAAATGGCAGCCAAGGTCTCTCCGGTAGAGGCTACCAAATATACGGATGCGATACAGACTAAGAAAAAACAGCGCAGCACCCGGGGAGCCAAGCTCCATCAGATGGCCTTTGCCAATCTGGGACGAAACAAGAAAAAAACGGTGCTGGTGGTGGTGTCTCTGGCACTGTCGGTGACACTGTTCAATGCGCTGTGTGCCTTTGTGGGCGGCTTCAGCATGGAGAAGTATGTATCCACCATGACCTGCGCCGATTTTATCGTCAGCACTCCCGACTATTTTCGTTATAACTCGAGTGCAGATGAATTTATCACCCAGGAGCAAATAGAGGATATCTCCGCAAACACAAAGGCCAGTCTTTCCGGCACGGGATATGCTGTGCGAAAACCCGCCTACCTGTGGATGACGGAGGATGCTCTGCGACAGGACTATGCAAGGTACGAAAGCGCCGAGCAGTTGGACAGCCATATGAGCCGTCTGGAGCACCGAGGCAATATGGTGATGGGAGATACCAGGATCGAGGCTCTGGACAACAGCCTGTTTGACAAGCTGCAAGTGTTCGACGGAGATATTTCTCCTATGTTGGAGTCGGATAATCACTCTATTGCCATTGCGGTTTCCTTAGATGACTACGGCAATCTGCCCAATCCTGAATACTACCCCAAGGTGGGAGACACAATCACGGCTACCTATGCGGACGATGTGAAATATATCGACAGCCGCACCGGGGAACTCACCGAGGATACACCGGAGGAGTACTTTCAGGAAAAACTGTATGGAGCCAGAGATGTAGAGTACACGGTCTGCGCCTTGGTAGAGGTTCCCTATTCCATGAGTTATCGTTATGGTGGTATTGGATATAATGCAGTTTTGTCTGTGGACACTGCTCAGCGGGACAGTGGTGGTGCGGCCATTCCGATGCTCTACCTGTTCGACACAGTGGACGAAGTTGACGAGGCCGAAGCAGAGCAATATCTATCGAAGCTCACTGCCGGTGAGTTTTCGCCCTTGATGTATGAAAGCAAGGCCACGGCTCGCTCTGAATTTGCTCAGTTCCGGCAGATGTTCCTTCTGATAGGTGGTATCCTCTGTGCTATCATTGGGCTGGTGGGACTCTTGAATTTTTTCAACGCCATGATGACCGGTATTCTTTCCCGCCGCCGTGAATTTGCTGTGCTTCAGGCTGTAGGAATGACGAACCGGCAGCTCAAAACCATGCTGATCTATGAGGGAGTGTTTTACGCAATGTCTTCCGTAGCGGCGGCCTTTATGCTGTCGCTGGTGATGGGACCTCTTGCGGGAAAAATGCTGGGCAGTATGTTCTGGTTCTTTGAGTATCGATTCACCATTCTGCCTGTCCTGCTGACAATTCCGGTATTTCTTCTGCTGGGGTGGCTGATCCCCTGCATGATGTATGACAACGCAGAGAAATGCAGCGTTGTAGAGCAATTAAGGGATGCTCAATAA
- a CDS encoding DNA gyrase subunit A → MPRKSTKKTLKPVRPQLGDGVEILNAGSVLEDPITRTLETNYMPYAMSVIVSRALPEIDGFKPAHRKLLYTMYEMGLLKGARTKSANIVGSTMHLNPHGDAAIYDTMVRMGRGNESLLVPFVDSKGNFGKAYSRDMSCAAARYTEAKLEGVCEELFRDIDKETVDFVPNYDSTTTEPTLLPVTFPTILANNTLGIAVGMACNICSFNLAELCATTVALMKDEHHDISTTMPAPDFVGGGQILYDEAQMREIYENGRGSVKVRARYNVVPGENMIEVTQIPPTTTVEAIMDKIAELVKAGKVKEISDMRDETDLNGLKLTLDLKRGVDADKLMAKLFKATPLEDSFSANFNILVSGQPRVMGVREILKEWTAFRVECVRRRTYYDLHGKEKRLHLLKGLAAILLDIDKAIKIIRTTEEETEVVPNLMIGFGIDEVQADYVAEIKLRHLNREYILKRTSEIEQLEKDIADLNDILAKPARIRRIIINELNDVAKKYGQPRRSEILYDLPEEENGSEEEEAPDYPVTVFFTREGYFKKIPPQGLRTAGAHKLKEGDEIVQQIETRNNVEALFFTDKQQVYKVRLAELEDGKVAQMGIFIPGRLGMDEGENVLSMVITSDYSGFMLFFFASGKCAKIPLSSYATKQNRRKLLKAYCDKEPLAKLFFLPEETELAIRTSASRMLLVGTAQIAAKATRDSQGVAVVTLKKNQTIASVVPADTLELANPHRYRVRSLPATGALLRAEDEGEQMSLL, encoded by the coding sequence ATGCCTAGAAAATCGACCAAGAAAACACTCAAGCCGGTGCGCCCGCAGCTGGGCGACGGCGTTGAAATTTTAAATGCCGGCAGTGTGCTGGAGGACCCCATCACCCGCACGCTGGAAACTAACTATATGCCCTACGCCATGAGCGTCATCGTCAGCCGCGCGCTGCCAGAGATCGACGGCTTCAAACCGGCGCACCGCAAGCTGCTGTACACCATGTACGAGATGGGCCTGCTCAAGGGCGCACGCACCAAGTCTGCCAACATCGTGGGCAGCACCATGCACCTGAACCCCCACGGCGATGCCGCCATCTACGACACCATGGTGCGCATGGGCCGCGGCAACGAGAGCCTGCTGGTGCCCTTTGTGGACAGCAAGGGCAACTTCGGCAAGGCCTACAGCCGCGATATGTCCTGCGCTGCTGCCCGTTACACGGAGGCGAAGCTCGAGGGTGTGTGCGAGGAGCTGTTCCGGGATATCGACAAGGAGACCGTGGATTTTGTGCCCAACTACGACAGCACCACCACCGAGCCTACCCTGCTGCCGGTCACATTCCCCACCATTCTGGCCAACAACACGCTGGGCATCGCGGTGGGCATGGCATGCAACATCTGCTCCTTCAATCTGGCAGAGCTGTGCGCCACCACCGTGGCCCTGATGAAGGACGAGCACCACGACATCTCCACCACCATGCCTGCCCCGGACTTCGTGGGCGGCGGTCAGATTTTGTACGATGAAGCGCAGATGCGTGAAATTTACGAGAACGGCCGCGGCAGCGTGAAGGTACGCGCCCGCTACAATGTGGTGCCGGGCGAGAACATGATCGAGGTCACCCAGATCCCGCCAACCACCACGGTGGAGGCTATCATGGACAAGATCGCAGAGCTGGTCAAGGCCGGCAAGGTCAAGGAAATCAGCGACATGCGTGACGAGACCGACCTGAACGGCCTGAAGCTGACACTGGACCTCAAGCGCGGCGTGGATGCCGACAAGCTGATGGCAAAGCTGTTTAAGGCTACCCCTCTGGAAGACAGCTTCAGCGCTAACTTCAATATTCTGGTGTCCGGCCAGCCCCGCGTGATGGGTGTGCGCGAAATTCTCAAGGAGTGGACGGCCTTCCGCGTGGAGTGCGTGCGCCGCCGCACCTACTACGACCTGCACGGCAAGGAAAAGCGCCTGCACCTGCTCAAGGGTCTTGCTGCCATCCTGCTGGACATTGACAAGGCAATCAAAATTATCCGCACCACCGAGGAAGAGACCGAAGTGGTGCCCAACCTGATGATCGGTTTTGGCATCGATGAAGTGCAGGCCGACTATGTGGCCGAGATCAAGCTGCGTCATTTGAACCGGGAATATATCCTCAAGCGCACCAGCGAGATCGAACAGCTGGAGAAGGACATTGCCGACCTGAACGATATCCTTGCAAAGCCCGCCCGCATCCGCCGCATCATCATCAATGAGCTGAACGATGTTGCCAAGAAGTACGGCCAGCCCCGCCGCAGCGAGATCCTGTACGATCTGCCTGAGGAAGAGAACGGCTCCGAGGAGGAAGAAGCGCCGGATTACCCCGTGACGGTGTTCTTTACCCGCGAGGGCTACTTCAAAAAGATCCCGCCGCAGGGTCTGCGCACCGCTGGTGCCCATAAGCTGAAAGAAGGCGACGAGATCGTGCAGCAGATCGAGACCCGCAACAACGTGGAAGCGCTGTTCTTTACCGACAAGCAGCAGGTGTACAAGGTGCGTCTGGCTGAGCTGGAGGACGGCAAGGTGGCCCAGATGGGCATTTTCATCCCGGGCCGTCTGGGCATGGACGAGGGCGAGAACGTGCTCTCCATGGTGATCACCAGCGACTACAGCGGCTTTATGCTGTTCTTCTTTGCCAGCGGCAAGTGCGCGAAAATTCCGCTCAGCTCCTATGCCACCAAGCAGAACCGCCGTAAGCTGCTCAAGGCCTACTGCGACAAGGAGCCGCTGGCGAAGCTCTTCTTCCTGCCGGAGGAAACGGAGCTTGCCATCCGCACCAGCGCCAGCCGGATGCTGCTGGTGGGCACGGCGCAGATCGCGGCCAAGGCCACCCGCGACAGTCAGGGCGTGGCAGTGGTTACCCTGAAAAAGAACCAGACCATCGCTTCGGTGGTGCCTGCGGACACGCTGGAGCTGGCGAACCCCCACCGCTACCGTGTGCGCAGCCTGCCCGCTACCGGTGCGCTGCTCCGCGCCGAGGACGAGGGCGAGCAGATGAGTCTGCTGTAA
- a CDS encoding glycine--tRNA ligase, whose protein sequence is MEQSEKTLDMIVNLCKNRGYVFPGSEIYGGLANSWDYGPLGVEFKNNVKKAWLKKFVQESPYNVGLDAAIIMNPQTWVTTGHVSSFSDPLLDCRACKARHRADKLIGEEHPEVNVDAMSFDEMDAFIAEHEDIVCPVCGKHDFTPIRKFNLMFKTAIGVTEDSSSTCYLRPETAQGIFVNFANIQRTTRRKLPFGVCQVGKAFRNEITPGNFTFRTREFEQMECEFFCKPGTDLEWFAYWKDYCENWLLSLGIKKEHLRLRDHEPAELAFYSRATTDIEYAFPFTDWGELWGIADRTNYDLTRHQEASGKSLEYFDSETNEHYIPYVIEPSLGCDRVALAFLCEAYDEEHLTDSKGKEDIRTVLHLHPALAPYKCAVLPLSKKLGEKAMEIRNELSKYFMVDYDDTGSIGKRYRREDEIGTPYCITVDFDTVGDEAKGIAADNCVTVRDRDTMEQVRMPISELKAYIESKIEF, encoded by the coding sequence ATGGAACAGAGCGAAAAGACCCTTGATATGATCGTCAATCTCTGCAAGAACCGTGGTTATGTGTTCCCCGGTTCCGAGATCTACGGCGGTCTGGCCAACAGCTGGGACTACGGCCCGCTGGGCGTCGAGTTCAAGAACAATGTCAAAAAGGCATGGCTGAAGAAATTCGTGCAGGAGAGCCCCTATAATGTGGGTCTGGATGCAGCCATCATCATGAACCCTCAGACCTGGGTGACCACCGGCCACGTCTCCAGCTTCTCGGACCCCCTGCTGGACTGCCGCGCCTGCAAGGCACGCCACCGCGCCGACAAGCTGATCGGTGAGGAGCACCCCGAGGTGAATGTGGATGCCATGAGCTTTGACGAAATGGATGCTTTCATCGCAGAGCATGAGGACATCGTGTGCCCGGTGTGCGGCAAGCACGATTTTACCCCCATCCGCAAGTTCAACCTGATGTTCAAGACTGCCATCGGCGTTACTGAGGACAGCTCTTCCACCTGCTATCTGCGTCCTGAGACCGCACAGGGCATCTTTGTCAACTTTGCCAACATCCAGCGCACCACCCGCCGCAAGCTGCCCTTCGGCGTGTGCCAGGTGGGCAAGGCTTTCCGCAACGAGATCACCCCGGGCAACTTCACCTTCCGCACCCGTGAGTTCGAGCAGATGGAGTGCGAGTTCTTCTGCAAGCCCGGCACCGATCTGGAATGGTTCGCTTACTGGAAGGACTATTGCGAGAACTGGCTGCTGAGCCTTGGCATCAAGAAGGAGCACCTGCGCCTGCGTGACCACGAGCCTGCAGAGCTGGCCTTCTACAGCCGCGCTACCACCGATATCGAGTACGCCTTCCCGTTCACCGACTGGGGTGAGCTGTGGGGCATCGCGGATCGTACCAACTACGACCTGACCCGCCATCAGGAAGCTTCCGGCAAGAGCCTGGAGTACTTCGACAGCGAGACCAACGAGCACTACATCCCCTACGTCATTGAGCCGTCTCTGGGCTGTGACCGTGTGGCTCTGGCTTTCCTGTGCGAAGCATACGACGAGGAGCACCTGACCGACAGCAAGGGCAAGGAGGATATCCGTACCGTGCTGCATCTGCATCCGGCTCTGGCTCCCTACAAGTGCGCCGTGCTGCCCTTGAGCAAGAAGCTGGGCGAGAAGGCCATGGAGATCCGCAACGAGCTGAGCAAGTACTTCATGGTGGATTACGACGATACCGGTTCCATCGGCAAGCGTTACCGCCGCGAGGACGAGATCGGCACCCCGTACTGCATCACCGTGGACTTTGACACCGTGGGCGACGAGGCCAAGGGCATTGCTGCCGACAACTGCGTCACCGTCCGTGACCGCGACACCATGGAGCAGGTGCGTATGCCCATCTCCGAGCTGAAAGCTTATATCGAGAGCAAGATCGAGTTCTGA
- a CDS encoding type IIA DNA topoisomerase subunit B, with translation MAKKQEYGNESITSLKGADRVRKRPAVIFGSDGVEGCAHSIFEIVSNSIDEARDGHGDTINVTRCKDGSVIVEDFGRGMPVDWNNGEGRYNWELLFCEMYAGGKYGEGEDNYEFSLGLNGLGLCATQYASAWMTADIYRDGYHYHLDFKKGENVGGLQKEAYKGRRTGSIIHWKPDDEVFTDIDVPGSYYKDTLRRQAVVNAGLTLNFTDEKEKDPATGKAWYESWCYEHGIADYVAEVAGEDTLTPVFSCESEASGRDREDQPDYKVRMSAAFCFSNKVQMLEYYHNSSWLEHGGSPEHAVRTAFVYQINKYLKEKNLYKKGESAISFQDVQDCLVYVSSSFSTRTSYENQTKKAITNKFVSQAMTDFLKHYLEVYFLEKPDEAQKICQQVLVNKQSREHAEKTRQSIKKTLSTQIDLANRVQKFVDCRTKDASRRELYIVEGDSAMGAVKSSRDSEYQAIMPIRGKILNCLKADYARIFKSDVIVDLIKVMGCGVELGGKHNKELATFNLDNLRFNKIVICTDADVDGYQIRTLVLTMLYRLTPTLIEKGYVYIAESPLYEITTKDRTYFAYTEPEKTAFLEEIGEKKYTIQRSKGLGENDPEMMWLTTMNPESRRLIKVMPTDVVQTAQVFDILLGDNLAGRKEHIAQHGAEYLDDLDVS, from the coding sequence ATGGCAAAAAAACAGGAATATGGCAACGAGAGCATTACTTCTTTGAAGGGTGCTGACCGTGTGCGTAAGCGCCCGGCCGTTATCTTTGGCTCAGACGGCGTGGAGGGCTGCGCCCACTCCATCTTTGAGATCGTCTCCAACTCCATCGACGAAGCCCGCGACGGCCACGGCGATACCATCAACGTGACCCGCTGTAAGGATGGCAGCGTCATCGTTGAGGACTTTGGCCGCGGTATGCCCGTGGACTGGAACAACGGCGAGGGGCGCTACAATTGGGAGCTGTTGTTCTGCGAGATGTATGCAGGCGGCAAGTATGGCGAGGGTGAGGATAACTACGAGTTCAGCCTTGGCTTGAACGGTCTGGGCCTGTGCGCTACCCAGTATGCTTCTGCATGGATGACCGCCGATATCTACCGTGACGGATACCACTATCACCTTGATTTTAAAAAGGGCGAGAATGTGGGCGGCCTGCAGAAGGAAGCCTACAAGGGCCGCCGCACCGGCAGCATCATTCACTGGAAGCCGGACGACGAGGTGTTCACCGACATCGATGTGCCCGGCAGCTACTATAAGGATACCCTGCGCCGTCAAGCAGTGGTCAACGCAGGCCTGACCCTGAACTTTACCGATGAAAAAGAGAAAGACCCTGCCACTGGCAAGGCGTGGTACGAGAGCTGGTGCTATGAGCACGGCATCGCGGACTATGTGGCCGAGGTGGCAGGGGAGGATACCCTGACCCCGGTGTTCAGCTGCGAGAGTGAGGCATCCGGCCGAGACCGCGAGGACCAGCCGGATTACAAGGTGCGCATGAGCGCGGCGTTCTGCTTCTCCAATAAGGTGCAGATGCTGGAATATTACCACAACTCTTCCTGGCTGGAGCACGGCGGCAGCCCGGAGCACGCGGTGCGCACCGCCTTTGTCTACCAGATCAACAAGTACCTGAAGGAAAAGAACCTCTATAAAAAAGGTGAGAGCGCTATCAGCTTTCAGGATGTGCAGGACTGCTTGGTGTATGTCTCGTCCAGTTTTTCCACCCGCACCAGCTACGAGAACCAGACCAAAAAGGCCATCACCAACAAATTCGTCTCGCAGGCTATGACCGACTTCCTCAAGCATTATCTGGAAGTGTATTTTCTGGAAAAGCCGGACGAGGCCCAGAAGATCTGCCAGCAGGTGCTGGTGAACAAGCAGAGCCGTGAGCATGCGGAAAAAACGCGCCAGAGCATCAAAAAAACGCTGTCCACCCAGATCGACCTTGCCAACCGGGTGCAGAAATTCGTGGACTGCCGCACCAAGGATGCATCCCGCCGCGAGCTGTATATCGTGGAGGGCGATTCCGCTATGGGTGCGGTCAAGTCCAGCCGTGACAGTGAGTATCAGGCCATCATGCCCATCCGCGGCAAAATTTTGAACTGCCTGAAGGCCGACTATGCCCGCATCTTTAAATCGGATGTCATCGTGGACCTCATCAAGGTGATGGGCTGCGGCGTGGAACTGGGCGGCAAACACAACAAGGAGCTGGCCACCTTCAATCTCGATAATCTGCGGTTCAATAAAATCGTCATTTGTACCGATGCCGATGTGGACGGCTACCAGATCCGCACGCTGGTGCTCACCATGCTCTACCGCCTGACCCCGACCCTGATCGAGAAGGGCTATGTGTATATCGCAGAGTCGCCGTTGTATGAAATTACAACGAAAGACCGCACTTATTTTGCATACACCGAGCCGGAAAAGACAGCGTTTCTGGAAGAGATCGGCGAGAAAAAATACACCATCCAGCGCTCCAAAGGTCTGGGTGAGAACGACCCCGAGATGATGTGGCTGACCACCATGAACCCGGAGAGCCGCCGTTTGATCAAGGTGATGCCCACTGATGTGGTGCAGACCGCGCAGGTGTTCGATATCCTGCTGGGTGATAACCTTGCAGGCCGCAAGGAACACATTGCGCAGCACGGCGCAGAATATCTGGATGATCTGGATGTGAGCTGA
- the rlmH gene encoding 23S rRNA (pseudouridine(1915)-N(3))-methyltransferase RlmH: MQNIDLICVGKLNAKYFAEGVAEYQKRLAAFASFRIIELPEEKIEEKNASDAVVKKALDKEGKAILSNVRKGAAIVAMCIEGRQISSDELAQFLADRANSGAGDVAFVIGSSHGLSDEVKKADALKFSMGRITMPHQLARLVLTEQIYRACTINAGMKYHK, from the coding sequence ATGCAAAACATCGACCTGATCTGTGTGGGCAAGCTGAATGCAAAATATTTCGCCGAGGGCGTGGCCGAGTACCAGAAGCGCCTTGCCGCCTTCGCGTCCTTCCGCATCATTGAGCTGCCGGAGGAAAAGATCGAGGAGAAGAACGCCTCGGATGCCGTGGTAAAAAAGGCACTGGACAAGGAGGGCAAGGCCATCCTGTCCAACGTGCGCAAGGGTGCTGCCATCGTGGCTATGTGCATTGAGGGCAGGCAAATCTCCTCCGACGAGCTGGCGCAGTTCCTTGCGGACCGTGCGAACAGTGGGGCAGGAGACGTGGCCTTTGTGATCGGCTCGTCCCACGGCCTGTCCGATGAGGTGAAAAAGGCCGACGCCCTCAAGTTCAGCATGGGACGCATCACCATGCCCCACCAGCTGGCCCGCCTTGTGCTCACGGAACAGATCTACCGCGCCTGCACCATCAATGCAGGAATGAAATACCATAAATAA
- a CDS encoding aminopeptidase → MENFDELLKKYADFIVRVGVNPQPGQTLIINCPLEGAPLARLCVRSAYEAGARDVQVNWSDDAVARARMELGSEEALTDLKPWQLRRYLDYAESEGGVCVLHLIADDPELYAGIDGNKISRVNAARRAFMEEWQEYTMNDRVQWSIAALPSVPWAKKVFPELDADAAMEALWKLIFDVCRVTGGDPVNEWQAHMERLSTLRDKMNALDLESVHFESSNGTDLTVGLADQAVWESAASKSEKGVVFLPNIPTEEVFTAPHKDRVEGIVYGTKPYVFNGQLIKDFRVTFEKGRVVDYHAEQGQVLLGRLLDGDEGSRSIGEVALVPASSPINRSGKLFYSTLFDENAACHIAFGASYPGTTKGGTALTKEELLARGMNQSRLHEDVMIGAEDSHITGKCRDGRTVELFRDGVWVL, encoded by the coding sequence GTGGAAAACTTTGACGAACTGCTGAAAAAATATGCCGATTTCATCGTCCGGGTGGGGGTGAACCCGCAGCCCGGACAGACCCTCATCATCAACTGCCCGCTGGAGGGCGCGCCGCTGGCGCGGCTGTGCGTGCGCAGTGCCTACGAAGCCGGTGCCCGGGATGTGCAGGTGAACTGGAGCGATGACGCTGTGGCCCGCGCCCGCATGGAGCTGGGCAGCGAGGAGGCCCTGACCGACCTCAAGCCATGGCAGCTGCGCCGCTATCTTGACTATGCTGAAAGCGAGGGCGGCGTGTGCGTACTGCATCTCATTGCGGACGACCCGGAGCTGTATGCGGGCATTGACGGCAATAAGATCAGCCGGGTGAATGCCGCCCGCCGCGCCTTTATGGAGGAGTGGCAGGAGTACACCATGAACGACCGGGTGCAGTGGTCCATTGCGGCCCTGCCCAGTGTGCCGTGGGCAAAGAAGGTCTTCCCGGAGCTGGACGCGGATGCCGCCATGGAAGCGCTGTGGAAGCTGATCTTTGACGTCTGCCGGGTCACCGGTGGCGACCCGGTGAACGAGTGGCAGGCCCATATGGAGCGGCTCAGCACTCTGCGGGATAAAATGAACGCGCTGGACTTGGAAAGCGTGCATTTTGAGAGCAGCAATGGCACGGACCTGACCGTGGGTCTTGCGGATCAGGCTGTGTGGGAAAGCGCCGCCAGCAAGAGCGAAAAGGGCGTGGTGTTCCTGCCCAACATCCCCACGGAGGAAGTGTTCACTGCGCCCCACAAGGACAGAGTAGAGGGCATCGTCTACGGCACAAAGCCCTATGTGTTCAACGGCCAGCTCATCAAGGACTTCCGTGTCACCTTTGAGAAGGGCCGGGTTGTGGACTACCACGCCGAGCAGGGACAGGTGCTGCTGGGCCGTCTGCTGGACGGCGACGAAGGCTCCCGCAGCATTGGCGAGGTGGCACTGGTGCCGGCAAGCAGCCCCATCAATCGCAGCGGCAAGCTGTTCTACAGCACGTTGTTTGACGAAAATGCCGCCTGCCACATCGCTTTTGGTGCCAGCTACCCCGGCACCACGAAGGGCGGCACGGCGCTGACGAAGGAAGAGCTGCTGGCCCGCGGCATGAACCAGTCCCGCCTGCATGAGGATGTGATGATCGGTGCAGAGGACAGCCATATCACCGGAAAATGCCGCGATGGCCGCACCGTGGAGCTGTTCAGGGACGGCGTGTGGGTGCTGTAA
- the rimP gene encoding ribosome maturation factor RimP, which translates to MAKQSGGNTAQRVEALVRPTVEGMGLRLWDVVFEKEGPDWYLRVLIDKDGTMDTDTCADVSHALDPILDEADPIDQSYYLEVGSPGLGRKLTRPEHYEALEGQKIRVKLIRPSADGVREFSGILTGREGSTVTVNTDAGAVTFEVNAASSVNLCDDEDLFD; encoded by the coding sequence ATGGCGAAGCAGTCTGGCGGCAACACCGCCCAGAGAGTCGAAGCGCTTGTCCGCCCCACCGTGGAGGGCATGGGCCTGCGCCTGTGGGATGTGGTTTTTGAAAAGGAAGGTCCAGACTGGTATCTTCGCGTGCTCATCGACAAGGACGGCACCATGGATACCGACACCTGCGCGGATGTTTCCCATGCGCTGGACCCCATCCTTGACGAGGCAGACCCCATCGACCAGAGCTATTATCTGGAAGTGGGCAGCCCCGGCCTTGGCCGTAAGCTGACCCGCCCGGAGCACTATGAAGCCCTCGAGGGCCAGAAGATCCGGGTAAAGCTCATCCGCCCGAGTGCAGACGGCGTGCGTGAGTTTTCCGGTATCCTGACAGGCCGCGAGGGCAGCACCGTTACAGTGAACACCGATGCGGGCGCTGTCACCTTTGAGGTGAACGCCGCATCCAGCGTGAACCTGTGCGACGATGAAGACCTGTTTGACTAA
- a CDS encoding DUF6061 family protein: MKNMISCEFNIDTACVELCFADGSMISIDCTAVENEVADNMYQRSELDYLIYNDPIGYADLILNGDPEIYLKTVTECKPLD, translated from the coding sequence ATGAAAAATATGATTTCTTGTGAATTTAACATCGACACCGCCTGCGTGGAGCTTTGCTTCGCTGATGGCAGCATGATTTCAATAGACTGTACCGCCGTGGAGAATGAGGTTGCCGATAATATGTATCAGCGGTCAGAATTGGACTATCTGATCTACAATGATCCGATTGGATATGCAGACTTGATATTGAACGGTGATCCCGAAATTTATCTAAAAACTGTAACTGAATGTAAACCCTTAGATTAA